The Fulvivirga ligni genome window below encodes:
- a CDS encoding tetratricopeptide repeat protein, translated as MRNFFILFQLISFSVFGQVNLDSLKQTFEDKSLPDSSRIAAINLLAWEGYLFSAPDSSIYYAQLQYDFAKSVGSKKQMAVALNTQGTALYMLGQYAEATEKLYESLELKEEIKDVKGIAATLNNLAMINDENKNYGKAIDNYHQAIRYVKGSPDYENSAELKKIITASYHNLGVLNIGLEKYDKALAYLDSTVELAIEQDFKRERAYAYANIGRVYSEKKDFKKSLIYYQKGFEIIEVIDDHRGLVDAYNNFGSAYLELKDYKKAIFYCQKALSTSIDTHLIKGTADAAEILYESYKALNQSSKALEMLELNRKYEDSIQSLEDQELILQQQYKYEYEKKSTADSIAFAAKEEIQNLKISEQQSQLKAAQIQTALLGGIILLFAVVLIISYRSYKRKLKNSEIITEQKKEVEEQRDKIKRQNDLLEDKNKEITILNNNLEKLVKERTEELEKSLEQISSYQHDLAHNIRAPFVTLVGLLQLIKHEKFDSKDNQAILERLQQTSEKISVVLQDISRELSKFENNIGR; from the coding sequence ATGAGAAATTTTTTTATACTTTTTCAACTTATCTCGTTTTCTGTATTTGGGCAAGTTAACCTTGACAGTTTAAAGCAAACTTTTGAGGACAAGTCATTACCAGACAGTAGCCGCATAGCCGCTATTAATTTGCTAGCATGGGAAGGCTATCTATTTAGCGCCCCTGACAGTTCCATTTATTATGCTCAGTTACAATATGATTTTGCGAAATCCGTAGGATCTAAAAAGCAGATGGCCGTGGCCCTAAATACTCAGGGTACAGCTCTTTATATGTTAGGTCAATATGCTGAAGCTACTGAAAAGCTTTATGAAAGCCTTGAGCTCAAAGAAGAGATAAAGGACGTTAAAGGCATCGCAGCCACGTTAAATAACCTGGCCATGATTAATGATGAAAACAAAAATTATGGAAAAGCAATTGACAACTATCACCAGGCTATCAGATATGTAAAGGGCTCTCCAGATTATGAAAATAGTGCCGAATTAAAGAAAATCATCACTGCCTCCTATCACAATCTCGGAGTTTTAAACATTGGTCTAGAAAAGTATGATAAAGCTCTCGCCTACCTGGATTCTACGGTGGAACTAGCTATAGAGCAAGACTTTAAGAGAGAACGGGCTTACGCATATGCCAACATCGGCAGGGTTTACAGTGAAAAAAAAGATTTTAAAAAGTCTTTGATCTACTATCAGAAAGGGTTTGAAATCATAGAGGTAATAGATGATCATCGCGGTTTAGTGGATGCGTATAACAACTTCGGCTCAGCATATCTTGAGCTAAAAGACTATAAAAAGGCCATTTTCTATTGTCAGAAAGCGTTATCAACCTCTATAGATACTCATTTGATAAAAGGCACTGCTGACGCAGCAGAAATATTATATGAGAGCTATAAAGCCTTAAATCAGTCATCCAAGGCTCTGGAAATGCTGGAGCTTAATCGCAAGTATGAAGATAGCATTCAAAGCCTTGAAGATCAGGAATTAATATTGCAGCAGCAGTATAAATATGAATACGAGAAAAAATCAACAGCTGATAGTATAGCATTTGCCGCTAAAGAAGAAATTCAGAATCTTAAAATCTCCGAACAGCAATCACAGCTTAAAGCGGCTCAAATACAGACTGCTCTGCTCGGTGGCATTATTTTGTTATTCGCCGTGGTCCTCATCATATCCTACCGAAGTTACAAGCGCAAACTCAAAAACTCTGAGATTATAACTGAGCAAAAAAAGGAAGTAGAAGAGCAAAGAGATAAAATTAAAAGGCAAAATGATCTCCTCGAAGATAAGAATAAGGAGATAACCATTCTTAATAATAACCTGGAGAAGCTGGTGAAAGAAAGAACTGAAGAGCTGGAAAAGTCTCTAGAGCAGATATCCAGCTACCAGCATGATCTGGCCCATAATATTAGGGCGCCATTCGTTACTCTGGTAGGTCTTTTACAGCTGATCAAGCATGAAAAGTTTGATTCTAAGGATAACCAGGCCATTCTGGAAAGGCTGCAGCAGACCTCTGAAAAAATCTCAGTAGTACTTCAGGACATTTCCAGAGAGCTGAGCAAGTTTGAGAATAATATTGGTAGGTAA
- a CDS encoding ankyrin repeat domain-containing protein — translation MKSIITTCLLFLTVSLGYGQENIFLQRSYWEKSPSLDEVKKIIEQGNDPAAFNAHKFNGIMYAMLSKLPAETVIYMLDNYSQDINELTHDGRNYLHWAAMGGSIELMKYLVERGVDVNMVDDHGYSVITFAATTGQADERIYNYLLANGANIKDVNHDGANSLLLLIPHLSDDQMIDYFIDHGLSLQDQDENGNNVFFYTAKTGNKDMMDILIEKGVDYKALGKKGANAIIAASQGTRRKTNDLNVFKYLESKGIAPNIITEEGVTPLHALAARSKDASVIEYFINKGVDINQVDNHGNTALINAASRNDLQIVKLVTIKEINHKNKAGETALANAVRGNTIEVVEFLIDKGAEVKLTDAEGKTLGYYLVNSFNGQNKKDFDSKLSLLKKHGFDPARSQAKGNSLLHLAVEKNDLSLVEKVLAMNIDVNQVNNEGTTALQIAAMKATDADILKLLVSKGANKKVKTDFDESVYDLASENEVLKENKIDLQFLK, via the coding sequence ATGAAATCAATAATTACTACCTGTCTATTATTTCTTACAGTTTCTTTGGGATACGGACAGGAGAATATATTTCTGCAAAGAAGTTATTGGGAAAAGTCACCTTCTTTAGATGAGGTGAAGAAAATCATTGAGCAGGGCAATGATCCTGCTGCCTTTAATGCTCACAAGTTTAACGGTATTATGTATGCGATGCTTAGCAAATTGCCTGCGGAGACTGTCATATACATGTTGGATAACTATTCACAGGACATCAATGAACTCACTCATGATGGAAGAAATTACCTGCATTGGGCTGCGATGGGCGGAAGCATAGAACTAATGAAATATCTTGTTGAGCGAGGTGTTGATGTGAATATGGTAGATGACCATGGCTACTCAGTGATCACATTTGCCGCTACTACCGGACAAGCTGATGAGAGGATATATAACTACCTACTGGCTAATGGAGCCAATATCAAGGATGTAAATCACGATGGTGCAAATTCTTTGTTGCTGCTCATCCCTCATCTTTCTGATGATCAGATGATTGATTATTTTATAGATCATGGTTTATCCCTTCAGGATCAGGATGAAAATGGCAATAATGTCTTTTTCTACACAGCCAAAACTGGCAACAAGGATATGATGGATATACTCATTGAAAAAGGGGTAGATTATAAGGCACTCGGTAAAAAAGGAGCTAACGCTATTATAGCTGCAAGTCAGGGCACAAGAAGAAAAACTAATGATCTTAATGTGTTTAAATATCTAGAATCTAAAGGAATAGCACCGAATATAATTACTGAGGAAGGGGTTACACCTTTACATGCTTTGGCTGCCAGGTCTAAAGATGCATCAGTAATCGAATACTTCATTAATAAAGGAGTAGATATTAATCAGGTTGATAACCATGGTAATACCGCACTAATTAATGCCGCGAGCCGCAATGATTTGCAAATAGTGAAGTTGGTAACTATAAAAGAGATCAATCACAAAAATAAGGCTGGGGAAACTGCTCTTGCTAACGCTGTGAGAGGTAATACTATTGAGGTGGTAGAGTTTCTGATCGATAAGGGTGCAGAAGTGAAACTCACGGATGCCGAAGGTAAGACGCTAGGCTATTATCTAGTAAACTCATTCAATGGACAGAATAAAAAAGACTTTGACTCGAAGTTGAGTTTGCTAAAAAAACACGGCTTTGACCCAGCTCGGTCTCAGGCTAAAGGTAATTCACTTTTACATCTGGCTGTTGAGAAGAATGACCTCTCACTGGTAGAAAAGGTTTTGGCCATGAATATTGATGTGAATCAAGTCAATAATGAAGGGACTACTGCATTACAAATTGCAGCAATGAAAGCTACGGATGCTGATATCCTTAAACTATTAGTCTCTAAAGGAGCCAATAAAAAAGTGAAAACCGATTTTGACGAATCTGTTTATGATTTGGCTAGCGAGAATGAAGTTTTGAAAGAGAATAAAATAGACTTACAGTTTTTAAAATAA
- a CDS encoding ArsR/SmtB family transcription factor, giving the protein MGVTKTNLFKEDQNELAIAAKAFAHPARIAIIQHLIKANACINGDLVQELGLAQATISQHLRELKDIGIIQGTIEGSRVNYCIHPQRWKQIKEQFNTLFDSYQGDSCC; this is encoded by the coding sequence ATGGGCGTTACTAAAACCAATTTATTCAAAGAAGATCAAAATGAGCTGGCCATAGCAGCCAAGGCATTTGCGCACCCTGCCAGGATTGCTATCATTCAGCATTTGATTAAAGCTAACGCCTGTATAAACGGAGATTTAGTCCAGGAGCTAGGGTTGGCTCAGGCCACAATTAGCCAGCATCTGAGAGAACTTAAGGACATTGGCATTATTCAAGGTACCATTGAAGGATCTCGGGTTAACTACTGTATACATCCGCAAAGATGGAAGCAGATTAAGGAACAATTCAACACTCTTTTCGACTCTTATCAGGGCGATTCTTGCTGTTGA
- a CDS encoding arsenite methyltransferase, with product MKTEEQLKSEVKEKYAQIAEQKISVNAASCCGATPSSSEVYNIMNDNYDQTDGYVADADLGLGCGLPTQFAQIQPGDVVIDLGSGAGNDCFVARHETGAEGKVIGIDFTPAMINKARTNAEKLGFNNVEFREGDIDDMPVNDNVADVIVSNCVLNLVPNKPKVIGEIFRTLKPGGHFSISDIVLIGALPPALQNDAEMYAGCVSGAIQKDEYLQYIEEAGFVNLTIQKEKAISIPNDILAKYLNEDEIKHFNNGGTGIYSVTVYAEKPGKRDKPKVKLGESAEPCCEPGSGCC from the coding sequence ATGAAAACCGAAGAGCAATTAAAAAGCGAAGTAAAAGAAAAATACGCTCAAATCGCGGAGCAAAAAATTAGTGTTAATGCCGCCTCTTGCTGTGGGGCTACCCCTTCTTCATCGGAGGTTTATAATATCATGAATGACAATTATGACCAGACCGATGGCTATGTTGCTGATGCTGATCTCGGCTTGGGTTGCGGATTACCAACACAATTTGCTCAAATCCAACCTGGAGATGTGGTTATAGACCTGGGCTCTGGAGCTGGTAACGACTGCTTTGTGGCCCGTCATGAAACTGGTGCTGAAGGCAAAGTGATAGGTATAGATTTCACGCCTGCTATGATTAACAAGGCTCGAACTAACGCTGAAAAGCTAGGTTTTAACAACGTAGAATTTAGAGAAGGCGACATCGACGATATGCCTGTAAATGATAATGTGGCCGATGTAATTGTGAGTAACTGCGTACTGAACTTAGTACCCAATAAGCCTAAGGTTATTGGTGAAATTTTCAGAACTCTGAAGCCTGGCGGACATTTTAGTATTTCTGACATTGTACTTATTGGAGCCCTACCTCCTGCCCTACAAAATGATGCTGAAATGTACGCAGGTTGCGTTTCCGGAGCTATTCAAAAAGATGAGTATCTGCAATACATTGAAGAAGCTGGTTTTGTTAACCTAACTATTCAAAAAGAAAAGGCCATTTCAATTCCGAATGATATATTAGCAAAATATCTCAATGAGGATGAGATAAAACATTTCAATAATGGCGGCACAGGTATTTACAGTGTAACTGTTTATGCTGAAAAGCCAGGAAAAAGAGATAAACCAAAAGTAAAGTTAGGCGAAAGTGCAGAACCTTGTTGTGAACCAGGTTCGGGCTGCTGTTAA
- a CDS encoding DUF2271 domain-containing protein gives MKKVLKGISLLVLSICLASWSYTESGKSSYKCMVQLVNYEGEAAYVAVSLINPAGEYEKTLHVMGKDEDWYPDLTSWFSFFEGNTDIDGTSSASIAGGERRILVLNIDEDKLDAGYRIRFETAVEEQKYYEQDIEIPLTKEGIQGKFEGNGYIRYIRIMPG, from the coding sequence ATGAAGAAGGTATTGAAAGGTATTAGTTTACTGGTCTTAAGCATATGTCTGGCCAGTTGGTCTTATACAGAGTCTGGTAAAAGTTCTTATAAATGCATGGTGCAACTAGTTAATTATGAGGGCGAAGCAGCTTATGTGGCCGTCTCTTTGATTAACCCTGCTGGGGAATATGAGAAAACTTTGCATGTAATGGGTAAAGATGAAGATTGGTATCCTGATCTAACTTCATGGTTTAGTTTTTTCGAGGGTAATACTGATATCGACGGCACCAGCAGTGCAAGCATTGCAGGGGGAGAACGTAGGATTTTAGTTTTGAATATAGATGAGGATAAGTTAGATGCAGGATATCGAATTCGGTTTGAAACGGCTGTAGAAGAGCAGAAATACTATGAGCAGGATATTGAAATTCCTTTAACCAAAGAAGGAATACAAGGTAAGTTCGAAGGTAATGGCTATATCAGATACATCAGAATTATGCCAGGTTAA
- a CDS encoding VOC family protein, with protein sequence MKALKHQKIIPFLWFNDQAEEAINFYTSNFNNSEISSLKKWSEESPFPSDKIQTGSFLLEGLRFYAFDAGPQFTFNSSISFFVICETEGEVEELWNKFIDGGKVMMALDTYPWSQKYGWLEDKYGIGWQFMLADGSTETTQKIVPLLMFSGDNRGKAQEAIELYISLFNDSGVDMIAKYEEGEPGPTGMIKHASFKLEGIEFRIMDSGVDNNVPFNEAISLFVKCENQTEVDHFWNKLTAEGNESRCGWLEDKFGVSWQIIPNFLMNKMMNGEPAKTKKMTVAMMQMSKLEVDELEKAYNH encoded by the coding sequence ATGAAAGCTTTAAAACATCAAAAAATTATCCCTTTTTTATGGTTTAATGATCAAGCCGAAGAAGCCATAAACTTTTATACCTCAAATTTTAATAACTCTGAGATTAGCTCGCTCAAAAAATGGTCTGAGGAAAGCCCATTTCCTTCCGATAAAATTCAAACGGGTTCCTTTTTATTAGAAGGTCTTCGCTTTTATGCATTTGATGCGGGCCCTCAATTTACATTTAATTCATCTATCTCTTTTTTCGTGATATGCGAAACTGAGGGCGAAGTGGAAGAATTATGGAATAAATTCATAGATGGAGGAAAAGTAATGATGGCCTTAGACACCTACCCATGGAGTCAAAAATATGGCTGGTTAGAAGATAAATATGGTATTGGGTGGCAATTTATGCTTGCCGATGGCAGTACAGAAACTACTCAAAAAATAGTGCCTCTGCTTATGTTTAGTGGAGATAATCGTGGCAAAGCCCAAGAAGCCATTGAACTGTACATTTCCCTTTTCAATGATTCTGGCGTAGATATGATCGCCAAGTATGAAGAAGGTGAACCAGGCCCCACAGGAATGATAAAACATGCTTCGTTTAAACTGGAAGGAATTGAGTTCAGAATAATGGATAGTGGGGTGGATAATAACGTGCCCTTTAACGAAGCTATTTCCTTATTTGTAAAATGCGAAAACCAAACCGAAGTAGATCATTTTTGGAATAAACTTACTGCAGAGGGTAACGAAAGCCGCTGTGGCTGGCTAGAGGATAAATTTGGCGTGAGTTGGCAAATTATTCCTAATTTCTTAATGAACAAGATGATGAATGGAGAGCCTGCTAAAACAAAAAAAATGACTGTTGCTATGATGCAAATGAGCAAACTGGAAGTAGACGAGCTAGAAAAAGCATACAACCACTAA
- a CDS encoding protein-tyrosine-phosphatase, whose protein sequence is MSSIKFYPELSQTIERALKTQISDERKAVLQELINYISKKLSSNETAHLNFICTHNSRRSQFSQIWAQTAAAYFAIPVKCYSGGVEVTAFNERAVKAIKGNGFKVSASGDDNPLYLVSYSDNAQPIKAFSKLFDDAENNCEAFAAVMTCSHADENCPFIPGTEQRIAVRYEDPKSYDDTAEEADQYDFKSMEIAAEMLYVFSLL, encoded by the coding sequence ATGTCAAGTATTAAATTTTATCCAGAGCTCTCTCAAACTATTGAGAGAGCTTTGAAAACACAAATTTCAGATGAGCGCAAAGCAGTACTTCAGGAACTCATTAATTATATTTCCAAGAAGCTAAGCTCGAACGAAACTGCCCATCTCAATTTTATCTGTACTCATAATTCCAGACGTAGCCAGTTCTCCCAAATATGGGCTCAAACTGCCGCTGCTTACTTTGCCATTCCTGTGAAATGTTATTCTGGAGGCGTGGAAGTTACAGCCTTTAACGAACGTGCTGTAAAAGCCATAAAAGGAAACGGATTTAAAGTTTCTGCTTCAGGAGATGACAATCCATTATATCTGGTTTCATATAGTGATAATGCTCAGCCTATTAAAGCCTTCTCTAAGCTTTTTGATGATGCTGAAAATAATTGCGAGGCTTTTGCTGCTGTTATGACATGCTCTCATGCTGATGAAAACTGTCCATTTATTCCGGGTACTGAACAAAGAATTGCGGTAAGATATGAAGACCCAAAGTCTTATGACGATACGGCTGAAGAAGCCGATCAGTATGACTTTAAATCAATGGAAATAGCCGCGGAAATGCTCTACGTCTTTTCATTATTATAA